Genomic DNA from Cucumis melo cultivar AY chromosome 10, USDA_Cmelo_AY_1.0, whole genome shotgun sequence:
tagattttgttgGCTATTTTTGCGGTTTGCTCTAAGTTAGGatttaaaaaattcaattcaatccaacccaaattaatgatattatatatttatattaaattttatagtAAGATGCTCAATATGTTTTTGCATTTTAGAAGTTTGGTTCATATTTGGCTCTTTTTAAGTCATTTTAGATGCTTTATAACTTTGTTAAGTATTATTGTATAAATGTCGTATTTTATGGATTTTTGTAGATGTGTGGTTTTGGATATGGTGTTataatgattttgaaatttaacaaaTATTAAAGACTGGGAAAAAACTATACAACTCGATAACCTAATCCAGCTCATATTTTTAGGGTTACACCCCTAATTCATTCctttcccccccccccccccccaaatagTTTTTTTAGTACTATTTGGAGTGGGGGATTTGAACCTGGGACCCCGAGATGTCACACTCGGCCTCGCACACATCCTTACTTAGTATGTGAGACGCGGTATGACTTGAGCATTTTGACGTGTTAAACGCCAAAACACATCTTGAGGTCCTTAAGCTCTGCTTAATCACCTACTCTTTTCTTTCCTAACTACATTCATAATTTAAACGATAAAACAACTTAACAAAGAGGAATAAGAcaatcaaatatttttattaacttAAGTCATGTGAATACACCACTTTACAACACTTAGCCAAAACTACATAATTAAAACTTAAACTTAAGGTGTAAACGCCTAGCAGctcttctcgcctagcaagACTTTCACCTTCCTTACTTGACCTTAACACCTGATCATCTAAAAGTAgaactttaaaacataaatcAACATACTCAATGAGGTTTTAAGAAACCCTTTTCGCGAAATATCATTTGTAAACATCATTTAAAAATCAACTCGCATAAATTCACATTTTCATATAAACACATCATTTTTcataaacacacattagtcaaCAATCATCCCTTTCGTCAAGAATCTCAAATCATTCTCCACGCTAAGTCTCATTACTTCGTGTTTAGATGACTATAACAACAACATCCGAgaatatttagatttgatcTTGTTGCTTAAGCCGCTAAACATAATgtagtccttttctacatggcTGCCTTTGTTTCTTATGTGCATAACATTTAGCTCATTGAGAGGAAAATAGACCAATAGTTTGAACATCATTTCCTCATTCATTAAAATCACATAGAACATGCTTTCTACATAACATAAACTTTTCTTGGGAATCTCTTTGAAAACATGCATATTGAAATCATGAATTCAAATCATTAAACACTTTATAAAAGAAGCTTGAACTCATGTAAATcatgttagatttattcttaaatataatattattattaatgtgacCCAATTGTATTATATGTTATTTATCTCTTTTgggtttattattttattaggccattaggttaaaagatagGGGTTTTAACTCAAATGACCTAATTTGGCCTATGATTTTACAAAATGGGCCTAAATCGACTATATATTACACTAAGGTACTAAAATGGGCTAATAATTTATAGAAAAGTCTAGTCCAAATTACTACACTTTTCATATTTATTCAATTacgaataaaaaaaaaaaagaaattgacgATTGATACGTTAATGGTGTGAAAAATGGGCAGATTTGAATCACATAAGGAAAGAGCACAACGGAAAAACGCGAAATCCATTATACTCTCCTTAGTGAATTCTGCTACACCTTCAATCGATCTTTAGGGTTTTGTAAAGCTCGTTCATCCCAGTAGCATTCTTCCCTTCCGGTGAGTGTTCAGCAGAATTCTTCCCTTCcggtgagtttttttttcttatttgaaatTAAAGGGGGTATATATGGAACTCTCTTTCGTGCGCAATGATAGACCGTCAATCGCTCATTAGGGTTTTCAAGAACTCATTCTTCAGCAAACATTCAAGGTTCAGGAAACTCTGTTCCAACACTCTGTTCAGAAACATTCTACACTTCCggtaagtgttttttttttcttatctgAAATTAGATGAGGGTATATACAGGATCACCACTTATTTATTTAACACTCTTCCATTACTATGATTAGAATGTTGAAGAAATTGGGATTCTTAATGACGTTAAAGTGTAGAGACTTTGTGTAAAACATACCTTCAGTAATGCATGTTGTATATATTTCCTAATTAAACCTCTGCATGTTGTATATATTTCCTAATTAAATCTCAAGTTTGAAGTCTGTATATATTTAAgttattatttagtttttaaacaACCTTTAATTGTAAGTGCAGATACTCTGTAATGCATGTTGTACTTAAACCACAAATTAAGTAATGCATTATGTACATATTTTCTCATTATGTTGGTATACCACAAATCTGTATTTTATATTTGTATCATAATATGTAGGATAAGGTTGAAAAAGAATGGTCGTAGAAGCAAAATGCCTAGAATCGATCCTGAAAAAGATTAAATCAAACAAAGATGATCTTATTGTGATCGACGATAATACATAGATATATTTCTTATTTACTGAATTGAAATTCTAAATTATACATATAGTTAAACacaaatataatatatgtatatatgttcGGAAAGGAATTAAGAAATGAAGATCCAATAGAATACCAACCACTAAAAACTATTTCTCTAGAAGAAGACTTAAGAGAGTCGACAGGTACATAGATTGTTGTGTACAATGATCAGAACTTTTTGAAAACGGATGTGGTGTTTTGAAACTCCGAAAGTAGAAATGCCAAAAAagaacaaaggaaaaaaaatgaaaacagtAAGCATATGTTATATTTActgatgtatatatattttatatgattTTTGATGATAATTCccttaattatatttgtttgtagAATAATGAAGGAGAAACATTGTATGATGTACCACTAATTTACCAATAGCCAAAAGAAGATTGTTCGAACATGTGTTGAAGGGGAAAAGGAAGGAAACTCAGATTGAAAATGTACGTATATATGAAATGAAGGTATGTAAATAACTATTGTTACATTACTATaagctttttattttttatatgaaaTGTAGGTATCTAAAAGAGAAAGTTAGAGAAAGTTGTGAAAGCAAGAGAATAGAAAAAGGATAATAGtaagaagattaaaaaaaaggtgataagaagaagaggtaaaaaaaaaaaaaggaaatgtGAAGAAAGGAAcaagaaaatcaaataaaaaggtatataaaatatatgtatataatatcaCAATTGAGTAAAGTGCATTTTGCTATCACTAACAAATGATGTTACTAATATTATTTCATAAATCAACTGAGGataaaagaagtgaaaaaaaacGACGTATAAGACGATTATGAGGTATTCATGGCTATGCTGAAATATAATCTAATAGTATATATTAAGTATACATATAATGATATTGTCCTTTATATTATGTGTGCAAGGTGCACTATTGATCCTAAAAAGGACACAATGGTTCAGAGTGCAAAAATTGAATATCTATCCAAGATTATAACTATGGTTGTGATATGgttttaagaatattttttttttgtaatatggTTGTGACTATATACTAATCTCTAAATGGTATAATTGACCTAAAACATAGGCCACTCCAGTTTATAACTATGAATCCAATATTTCTGCTATAGCATATTGTTATATTTCAAACAACAATTTCCAGCCCAAATCTTaatcttatttcttttcttggACACAAATTTTCCTAATAATTTCAAATAAGGGTTTGGTCAAGAATACTGCACTAGGATGAATAACATAAATTTCTGGCTAGGATAACTTCTTAAGAAACCTGTAATGGGGTCATATAAGCATTTTATCAGATCATTGAGGCTTTGATTTTATTCTGCCAACGGGACCCTTGGTGAGAAGGAATCGAGCACTTCGGACGAGTTCTTCCTTAACCATGAACAAGACAGCAGCAGCCAGAACACTCTGGACGATTTTCGTGCCCATCCCTTTGTAAAATCCATACAGTCCTTCGTATCGGATCATTTTGAGAATGGCGTCCAATGTGCCTGGATAAGAAGTGAAAGATCAATTAGCAGGACCAGAACATTGGTGACTTCAACCAGAGAACAATGCAGATGGATACAAGTGTCATAAGAAATTGGGTCGAACGACGTTAGCAGCTGCAGAGCGGTTAAAACGGCTAACTTAGCCAACAGATTGACCATCAAAGGCCAACTAACCCAACAGGTGATCTGCCCATTTTGCTTTCTAAGACTCCTCCAAATAGCTTTTGGCTtttagattttcaaaattgtgtTGGATTTCTCACAATTTATTTACCGTGGATTTCATTTTCCctaacaaaatatttgaaaactcaatttccaaaaacaaaaacaaatttctaAAAGTAACACACCCATGTAATAACtatttgtttcgaaaattaagCTTATGGCTACTTTCCCTTATTGAAGGATTGTTTTTAAAATCCAAGTCATGTTACagaaattgatttttaaaaaatgcgtttgtttcaagaatttggctaaaattcaaataatatagaacttagaaaaattaaaaacatgaGGAAGAAATAATGAGAAAACAATCAGAATTTTTAAACAGAAAAAACTAAATAGTTGTCAAACAATGcctaatttttctaaaaaaacttGCCTTGGATTTTGAAATACCAGATAACAGAACAAAGAAAACTTCTATAAGCTCAAGtttcaaaaatcaaatagtCATCACAGGCACAATGGCCATAGCTACACTGCATATATCAAGTTTTGCAGCTTTTGGCCCTCTATTGGAATAGAACACTCAGTAAACTTAAGCGAATTTAAGCTAAGCTAAAGGCAAACCAAACAACCCTTTAAAAGAACAAGCCGCAGTCAAGACTGGTGGAACACGGCTATTTTTACCCACCCACTAATTTTTAGTGGTGGATGATACCATGTTCAGAATAACTAGGGATTTATACTATGAATCCAAACCTTTATACTGATGTCTTTTGTCTCCTGCTACGGCTTGTTTTGCTTGAAGCCTAGCCTGCATAGAAATAACTCGGATGAGATAATTTACTCTAATGCACGCTAGACAAATAAAACCTGAACAACAGTTCAGACAAAATATGAAAAAGTATAGTATTAACCAAGACACAACATTTGTAAGAATGAAGCAAACATATGTAAACTAAACTTTTTtaggaaaataaagaaaatctaCTTCTTCACAACCTTTTGTTTCTGAAAGTATAGAATTTACCTTCACAACTAAAAGAGGATAGGTTACTACCGTTGCTCCAAGTTTTGCAACCGCACCAAGAAAAAATATCTGCATAAGTAGCCAAATATGTAGCTTGACGTGGTGATGGAACACTGGAAAATCTATTATGTGTGGACTGTGGACAGACGAATCTGGCCGTGGTCGCAATGTAGCAATGTTGAGAATTTTAGTGATCAGGGAAAAGGTTACCTCCAATGCAGTAACTCCACTCCCATCCTTCCGTAAAGCACGTCGTTTTTTCAACTTGTTCAACAAAGTTTCATACAGCATGTATTGTATAGAAGGGTTGCTGACCTGTCATCAAGAGATAAATATTTAGCAGCATTTCCTTGTGTATCAACTACAAAGTTTCTTTCACCCACGTACCATGATCATTGTTGGGATTACCCCTTTCCAGAAACCCTTGATTCCCGCTTCATCATAAAGTTCTTGAATCTGAAGATTCAGCAAAATATCCAGAGTGAAGTTTGTTTATCattataaaaaggaaaagagataATTTTCAAGGGAGAAAAGACATGCTTTAACTAATAAGATAGAGCTGAAAGAtataaaaagtgaaaaaaaggGATCACTTGCTGACTAAAGTTCTTAACATCCATACATTTATGAGACATTCTTTACCAACTCGAAccgaacaaagaaaaaaatgggtACTGCTTCAAGATTTTGGCCCTTTAGAGTTGGTAAAGACGTCAAACAATAGGTTTACAACATAAGGGCAACTGCTGGTGGTCATTATTTTCAGATACTCTGAGAGGACCATTCAGTAAACAATCCCTAGATGTAAATAATCTTCTATCCTTGGAAGCTCAAATGAATGTTAAACATAGATCTAATCAAATTTCCCTGTACAATAAAGGAGGGGAAAGGGGCTTCTTAAATTTGAAATCCTTCCCGCAAGCCCCATTTTGGTCAAATGGATAAGAATTCACCCCAAAAAAGAACTGGTGATGTATCCTTCCAAATTTAAGTTATCATAAAATCTAATTACGATCGGAAGGCTGGTTAACCAAGATGAATTATAAGGGAAAACTACGAATCAAAATCCAAAACGGGCAGACAAAACCAGAGAAAAGATAAACTAATTACCAAGAAATTGCCTAAGAGATCATGgtagcagaaaaaaatatatctgcTTTTTTTTCATTCAACAAAGGGTTCATAGCTACCATGGAAACTGGTACATAAATATTTGTTACTTACAGCATGAGTGGTTCCGTAGGAAGGAGGATCAACAACTGCTGTCGGCGGAATTGTTTCATCTAGTGGAGTCAGTGCTCGACCAGGTAGAGACGGCTTTGAGACTTTTTTATGTGTCTGAATTACGATAACACAAATCTTGTCATTTCAAAATTTTGGAATTCCAAGAAATCCTCA
This window encodes:
- the LOC103501425 gene encoding peroxisomal nicotinamide adenine dinucleotide carrier; amino-acid sequence: MSDALINGLAGAGGGIIAQLITYPLQTVNTRQQTERDVKKEKRKLGTFQQMCQVVKHEGWDRLYGGLGPSLVGTAASQGVYYYFYQIFRNKAEVASLERMKAGIGDGSVGMLSSLLVAAISGCVNVLLTNPIWVVVTRMQTHKKVSKPSLPGRALTPLDETIPPTAVVDPPSYGTTHAIQELYDEAGIKGFWKGVIPTMIMVSNPSIQYMLYETLLNKLKKRRALRKDGSGVTALEIFFLGAVAKLGATVVTYPLLVVKARLQAKQAVAGDKRHQYKGTLDAILKMIRYEGLYGFYKGMGTKIVQSVLAAAVLFMVKEELVRSARFLLTKGPVGRIKSKPQ